The genome window ATAATTGTTGGATTGCAATGGATAGAGGTCCAACCAGGAAGAATAGCAACATGTTCGGATTCTACGTCTGTTTTGTGTAGTTTAAGATCTggaaagcatttcgctacatccaCAATAACGCGCTAAATGTGTgtttgtgacaaataaaatgtgattttgatttgaaagTCAGAACATTTGGATTTATGGGTAGAAATAATGCTGCTGTTGTTGGGCTTAAAGCAATGGTATTGACATTCAGTTCTGTTGGATTCCAGCTCATAAAGGAGTTAATGGAAATTATATAGTAGATATAATAGCCAAAAAAGCAGTGAAAATAATATTGTGGATATACAGGTACAGTTAGGTAGAGAGGAAATTAAAACATTGATTCGGAAAAATGGGTTAGATTGCTGGCAGAGACAATGGGATGAAAGTAGTAAGGGCAGACATGTTTATAGTACACGGAAATCTGTACGAGAGATAGTGTCATATAatgggaacagaagagaggaagtTATGTTGTGTAGGATCAGATTAGGGCATACGGAATTGAATTCCTCTTGGAAATTGATAGGGAAGCATGGTACTGGAATGTGTAATGGCTGTATGGTAGAGGAAATGAAGGCACTGACATGAAAATGTTGAATTAGTGATAACATTACGGTGTGTTTTATTTTTTGTGTACTTTTGTGATCTAGGGAGGCAATGATTGATCTAAACTTCAGATTTGCACCAGTAGTGCTGTAGCAGTGCCACCAGCTCTGCAGTCTATTACATGTAGGTCTATGTGCTGGGCTTTAATAGAAATGCACACACTGGAGGACCTCCAAGAATAGATTGGGAAATACTTATTCAATCTGATCAATGATTAGTATGAAAAGGGATGAGAGATTCATTCATTTTGCCTATTAATAATCAGCCCTCTTCTCAGAAGCAGCACAGCCGGCGTCACCTGCAGGATCGCGACGACCTGTGCCTGCCGCTCCAGTAGGGGGCGACAATGCAAAATGTATTATACCGTGCACCCACAAAGACTGACAGCGCTCTTTGTCTTGTTTACTTTGTTTACGTTGGTAGCTCGCTGGCTAACTTGGCTAGCGAGACAGCTTTTCTTCTCAAAAAATGTCTAAAATTGAGTACTTGAGAGTGTTTCTCAACCAGAAATTAATAGCGGCAGCTGAAGAGATATTTGGTGTTGTTGAAGAAACGATAGCAGAGTACCAGGAAGAGGTTTCTCACACAAAGGAGGAGAACAGGCGTCTACGGAGCATGCTGGATATTCGTTCTAAGCCACAGATCAAGTTACACAGACGAGCAGGTGTTTGTTTTAATAACGTTAATTTCATATGAATTACGATTAGCTTTCAACTTAATTAATGTTGTAGAATATTTACAAAACCAAGTTCTGTAAAAATATAATGATTGTAAGCCTAGCTAAGTCTCAAGTCAGCTTTtgagttccccccccccccattatctCCAGACCCCCAGCAGCTCACTGTCACCGTGTCTGATGAGCAGCAGGAGTGGAGCCCCAGTCTGGGGCAGAAGGACCCAGAACCCACACGGATGAAAGATGAACAGAATGAACCAAGGACCAGTCAGGAGGATGAGAATCATTTCAACGAGTTTATAAATTCTTACGGCTGTGTATCAAGTGACTATTATCAGGACCCAACTCAGTCCTCACTTGAAGAGAGATACTCTCTACCCAGCACCTCAACTGAACAGATCAAAACAGAACCTTATGTAGAAGACTATGGTGTATCAGAACCAACCAGAGAGTCTCAGCCCTTCTCTGCAGTAGATACAGAGTGTTCTGCAGCTCAGAGTGAAAACAGAGGACATATTGacaggatggagagtggaggaCCTCTGTCAGGTCTAATGTTAAAGCCACTCAAATCAAAGAGAACAAAGACCGTAAAAGGACAAAGTTTTCATAGTGTTAAGGACAGAAAATTGAACCATCTAAAATCACACTCGAGACCCAGTGTAAGCTGGGATGCTGCTCCTTGTTGTAAGGTCTGTGGAAAGCAATTTGACTCCATGGCATCTTTATTAAATCATGTGCAAATGCACACACATGATAAAGAACAtctttgtggtgtgtgtggaAAATTCTGTCAGTCTACAGAAAGTATGATGGATCACCTACAAACTCACATCGGAGCAAAGTGTTGTCATATTTGTGGTAAATATTTTGCTTGGGATACTTTCCTGAAAAGGCATTTGAGGAGTCATACAGGGGAGAAGCCGTTTCACTGTCAAGATTGTGGCAAAGGATTTACTCAGCGTGGACACCTAAACTTACATATGAGGagccacacaggggagaaaccacaTCAATGCCAGGATTGTGGCAAATGTTTCAGCCAGAATACATCTCTGATAGTGCACATGAGGactcacacaggggagaagccataCATGTGTCCTGTGTGTAGAAAATGCTTTACCACATCAAGTATGTTGAAGAAGCATCACACAGCTCACAAACATATAGGTGCCATGAATGTGGCCAATGCCACAATGGTTTCAGACCATACAGAGCCATGTGAAGAGGGTTTACAAGAAGGAGAACAAATGACTGTTCCCTGTGTGTGGGGAGAGAATcagacagcagactgagagacatGTGAGAGGAGAATAATGACATAGCCCTCCTCGGGACACTGCTCTCTGATTAATATCATGTTCTAACAGAGAGCAGTTAGTGGGTTTCTGAGCAACAGGAGTCCCTGCTCATTAGTTATAAGATGACACAGAGGACATGGTGTGATCCACTGTTCTCTGTCTGTATATAAACCTTGCATTGGTCTTTAGAGTAATATGTCTTGTTCATATATGGTAATATGTCACAATACATCTGCCCTGATGTTGCAAACAGCCTAGTATTCAGAATGTTTGTTCCCTAGTGTGGCAAGATCTTCCATACACCAAATTCCATACTTACCTCTGAGCCTAATGCCAAAATGCACCaagggaaaaaatatatatttaatttcaTGTGTATTTACATGTATTGAGAATTGGTATGATACAGTTATGCTATGTTCAATGGGATCTAAATAAACCACCTGAAATGAGAGCTTCTTCTTTCAACCAACCCAGATATTGTACATTCCCAGACATCCATAAAGTATTACAGAATAAATGGCTGATAATGTGTTCATTGAAGTGTCTTTTTTTagcttctctcttctctggcAGCATTGCGGGATCATGTTGGGAACCAACCATGCAACCATTATCTGATGAAATCAATACAAGTGTTAGGAAAAGGACACAGGCTCCAATCTTtaaataaaatctattttaattctcTGTAAAGGCAGTGGAAATATCTCTGAGCTGTCTATCAAATGGCTGCATCTACACACTAATCATTTAGTGAGTTATACTGGTGTGGACACAGACCCTGTTGCACGAAGAGAAGCTCCAtggggtagggacgtcccaagagGAGTTCGGTTGGAGGTTGTGTTGTGATGCACAAGATTTGAGGTTTGTTTGAATGACTTTGTGCCTGGAGAATTGTGTGGAGTCAGAACTGGGTGAATGAGTTGCTGATGCGAGAGAAGTTTGGAAGTCAAGGAGGCAAGTAGTGAGGACGAAATGGAGAAAAGGTTGGAGAAGGAACAGCTGTGCTGGAATGCGAACAGAATGGGTGTCAGTTCTAATGGTCTGGAGTGGGAGGATGCGGGTCAAGGAATAGTCAGTAGTGGAAAGACAGGGAAAATAGAGCTGACACTGAAAGCAGTGGTTGGTCTAGTAAAGAAAGCATATAGAGGGCCATGGTAAGAAACAAGAGTAATAATGTGTGGGAGTGGAAAGTGGTGATTGTGTTTGATGAGACCACAGGGCCTCATTTACACCCTATCCAACTAACCAATGCAGTACAGAAAGAAATGGGTGAAGTCAGATTAGCCCAGTTAATTGGAAATGGTAGATTGTTCATATTTTGTTGTAGCCTGATGGAAAGCTTAATGGGATGAATATTAAAAGTAATGTCCCTGGTGCCAATACTAGGTTGAGGGGAGACATCACTGCAGTCCCAATATCTATGTCCATAGATGATATTACAGAAATGTGACAGGAAGCAGAGTGATTGAGGGCAAAAGGTTGATCGGTAGGAAAGCGGGTCAAACAAGTGAAAGCTTATCAGTGGTGGTGACTTTTGAGAAGTTTTTACCCAGACAAGTACAGAAATGATTCATCAGTTTCAATGTAAGAGAATTTGTCCCATATGAATTGCTGTGTTTTAAATGCAGAAGAATGGGACATGTAGGTGCTCAGGGTAAAGGACAGAAAATATGTGGGGAACATGGTTACAGTGAATGTGAGAGCAATGTGAAGGTaattgtggggggggggcatagtGCAGCATTTGGTAGATCCCAGGTGCAGAGAGAGGCTCAGAGGTATAGAATCAGTCATGATGTATCATATGCAGAGGCTGTAAGACAGATTTGTGGAACTACAGTGTGGAATGATGGAGCTTCCATGGTGGAGGTTCCGTGACGGAGCTTACTGCACTAAGTGGACCTAATGTCCTAGTGCTTCGACTGGACCTGGCATGGTTTCGAGATCTGTTCACAAATCTTGTGCTTATGAATGTGCTGGGTCAAAGGACACTTTGATAGTGAATGAAGTTAACTTCATAGCTTTCATTGGTAAGATTATCAACACGACTCAGGTTGTGGAAAGCAGAAATGCCAAGTTGAAGGTTATTGTGGATGCTGCAAAAGTTGTTATTGGGAGTAACagatgttactgttgaaatgGTTGTAGACATAGACATAGCTGAATAATCTTAGGGGTGGATTGTTTCagtgtagccgatgtgaaatggctagctagttagcggtggtgcgcgctagtggcgtttcaatcggtgacgtcacttgctttgagaccttgaagtagtggttcctcttgctctgcaagggccgcagcttttgtggagcgatgggtaacgatgcttcgagggtgactgttgacgtgtgcagagcgtccctggttcgcgcccaggtcggggcgaggggacagacgtaaagtctatactgttacatcAGCATGATAT of Oncorhynchus gorbuscha isolate QuinsamMale2020 ecotype Even-year linkage group LG15, OgorEven_v1.0, whole genome shotgun sequence contains these proteins:
- the LOC123996980 gene encoding zinc finger protein 37-like, with translation MSKIEYLRVFLNQKLIAAAEEIFGVVEETIAEYQEEVSHTKEENRRLRSMLDIRSKPQIKLHRRADPQQLTVTVSDEQQEWSPSLGQKDPEPTRMKDEQNEPRTSQEDENHFNEFINSYGCVSSDYYQDPTQSSLEERYSLPSTSTEQIKTEPYVEDYGVSEPTRESQPFSAVDTECSAAQSENRGHIDRMESGGPLSGLMLKPLKSKRTKTVKGQSFHSVKDRKLNHLKSHSRPSVSWDAAPCCKVCGKQFDSMASLLNHVQMHTHDKEHLCGVCGKFCQSTESMMDHLQTHIGAKCCHICGKYFAWDTFLKRHLRSHTGEKPFHCQDCGKGFTQRGHLNLHMRSHTGEKPHQCQDCGKCFSQNTSLIVHMRTHTGEKPYMCPVCRKCFTTSSMLKKHHTAHKHIGAMNVANATMVSDHTEPCEEGLQEGEQMTVPCVWGENQTAD